The following are encoded in a window of candidate division WOR-3 bacterium genomic DNA:
- a CDS encoding glycosyltransferase family 2 protein — protein MLTIIIVHYNAPCALRDCLNALKNANLEIPMELIIIDNASAHSPRPLIEFFNKFFEILFIENRINLGYARAVNQGLKKARGEFILIINPDILIPAGAIEEMVKYLEREPEVGLLAPALFYPDGSVQRSCFRWPRFYTPFVRRTFLKCTPWGKRELERYLMVHFECDRIEKVDWVLGAAMMVKKSAIRKVGLMDERFFLYFEDVDWCRRFAKQNLRVVYFPRARFLHKYARISAQGGGLWMIFNKYFWLHTISYLRYFIKWHICC, from the coding sequence GTGCTCACCATAATCATTGTCCATTACAATGCACCATGCGCTTTGAGGGACTGTTTAAACGCCCTCAAAAACGCAAATCTTGAGATACCCATGGAGTTAATTATCATTGATAATGCCTCTGCTCATTCACCAAGGCCCCTGATCGAGTTTTTTAATAAATTTTTTGAAATTCTTTTCATTGAAAACCGAATAAATCTCGGTTATGCCCGGGCAGTAAATCAGGGATTAAAAAAAGCCCGTGGCGAGTTTATTTTAATTATCAACCCTGATATCCTTATTCCCGCCGGGGCTATTGAGGAGATGGTCAAGTATTTAGAAAGAGAACCAGAAGTAGGGCTTTTGGCACCAGCCCTTTTCTACCCGGATGGTTCGGTGCAACGGTCTTGTTTCCGCTGGCCCCGGTTTTATACTCCATTTGTCCGGAGAACTTTTCTCAAATGCACACCTTGGGGAAAGAGAGAACTGGAAAGATATTTGATGGTGCATTTTGAATGTGATCGCATCGAAAAGGTGGACTGGGTCTTGGGTGCGGCGATGATGGTGAAAAAGAGTGCGATTAGGAAGGTGGGTTTGATGGATGAGAGATTTTTTCTATATTTTGAAGATGTCGATTGGTGCCGGAGGTTTGCCAAACAAAATTTGCGCGTGGTCTACTTCCCCAGGGCAAGATTTCTTCATAAATATGCCCGAATTTCAGCTCAAGGAGGGGGATTATGGATGATATTCAATAAATATTTCTGGTTGCATACGATAAGCTATCTTAGGTATTTTATTAAATGGCACATTTGCTGCTGA
- a CDS encoding septum formation initiator family protein, protein MKQELSFFIKKWFLVLFFFMLPGLYLGRKIFILVNAYYTERNLKRSIIVLSAENELLKKRIEEYKSGRFIEAKARNDLGMIKKDEKIYVILK, encoded by the coding sequence ATGAAACAAGAACTCTCTTTTTTTATCAAAAAATGGTTTTTGGTTCTGTTTTTTTTTATGCTCCCCGGATTATATCTGGGAAGAAAGATATTTATTTTAGTAAATGCCTATTATACCGAAAGAAACCTGAAAAGGAGTATTATTGTTCTTAGTGCCGAAAACGAGCTGCTGAAAAAGAGGATTGAGGAATACAAAAGCGGTAGGTTCATTGAAGCCAAGGCGCGCAATGATCTGGGTATGATTAAGAAAGACGAAAAAATATATGTGATATTGAAATGA
- the rsmG gene encoding 16S rRNA (guanine(527)-N(7))-methyltransferase RsmG, whose amino-acid sequence MERSEKFKKIVFLMHSLDKEMEILKEGLKELHLPVSEMVLDKFRIYLEKLYEYRGRLHLLSHKDYTRITLKHFLPSLMVLPYLNQPQNGCDIGAGAGFPSIPVKILRPEIDFVLFESVRKKAKFLQELITSLSLKGIEVVAQRAEKYKEKKFDLILIRAAGRIRDLLNTVDGLLAPTGRAFFYKKAQIDEEIKQAEARLRKKNFRIKVEKVLTPVERIPLSLVMLYRQCSP is encoded by the coding sequence TTGGAACGAAGTGAAAAATTCAAAAAGATAGTCTTTTTGATGCACTCTTTGGATAAAGAGATGGAGATTCTGAAGGAGGGTTTAAAAGAACTCCATCTTCCAGTTTCGGAAATGGTGCTTGATAAATTCCGAATTTACTTGGAAAAGCTTTACGAATATAGGGGTCGGCTCCATTTGCTTTCGCATAAGGATTACACCCGTATCACCCTGAAACATTTTTTGCCCTCATTGATGGTCTTACCCTATCTTAATCAGCCCCAAAATGGTTGCGACATTGGTGCAGGAGCTGGTTTCCCTTCCATTCCGGTTAAGATTTTAAGACCTGAAATTGATTTCGTGCTCTTTGAATCGGTGCGCAAAAAAGCAAAATTTTTGCAAGAATTGATAACCAGCCTTTCCCTAAAGGGGATTGAGGTGGTCGCCCAGCGTGCAGAAAAATATAAAGAGAAGAAGTTTGATCTGATTTTAATACGGGCTGCAGGCCGAATCCGAGATTTACTCAATACAGTTGATGGCCTGCTCGCTCCGACAGGGCGTGCGTTCTTTTATAAAAAAGCACAAATTGATGAGGAGATAAAACAGGCCGAAGCGAGATTGCGTAAAAAAAATTTTAGGATAAAAGTAGAAAAAGTCCTTACACCCGTAGAAAGAATACCTTTGTCTTTAGTAATGCTTTATCGGCAGTGCTCACCATAA
- the ricT gene encoding regulatory iron-sulfur-containing complex subunit RicT, with the protein MKYEISITPFWKIVVHGSDDYHLGERILFKTKDGIDTGTICAQAVEEESIGEILRPVNDEDLAKLEELKEYAEWCLFEFKNAIRAFNMDMKAVYAHCQFDAERVIFYFTAEHKMKFRKLHRFISQQLNKRVVIKQIGARDFARYCGGMGPCGRKVCCAAFLKDLKSISLRMARRQNIFLTPNKLSGICGKLLCCLNFEEDFYTDFRPVAIDQKTNGVANGENTQPEIEDL; encoded by the coding sequence ATGAAATACGAAATATCAATCACTCCCTTTTGGAAAATCGTAGTCCATGGTTCCGATGATTACCACCTTGGAGAAAGGATTCTCTTTAAAACAAAGGACGGCATAGATACCGGAACAATCTGTGCACAGGCGGTTGAGGAAGAATCAATCGGCGAAATTCTTAGACCAGTTAATGATGAAGATTTAGCGAAACTGGAAGAGTTGAAAGAATATGCCGAATGGTGTCTTTTTGAATTCAAAAATGCGATCCGGGCATTCAATATGGATATGAAGGCGGTATATGCACATTGCCAGTTTGATGCGGAAAGGGTGATCTTTTATTTTACCGCAGAACACAAGATGAAATTTCGCAAACTCCATCGCTTTATTTCCCAGCAATTGAATAAACGCGTCGTCATCAAACAGATCGGCGCTCGGGATTTCGCCCGCTACTGTGGCGGAATGGGACCATGTGGTCGCAAGGTTTGTTGTGCAGCATTTCTTAAGGATTTAAAATCCATCTCGCTGAGAATGGCGCGGCGTCAGAATATATTCCTCACGCCGAATAAATTGTCAGGGATATGTGGTAAACTTTTATGCTGTCTGAATTTTGAGGAGGACTTTTATACTGATTTCCGGCCCGTGGCAATAGATCAAAAAACCAATGGGGTAGCGAATGGGGAGAATACGCAACCAGAAATTGAAGATCTCTGA
- the mazG gene encoding nucleoside triphosphate pyrophosphohydrolase has protein sequence MGRIRNQKLKISDAFHKLFQLVKTLRRKCPWDRRQTLATIKNNVIEEAYEVLAAIEKQDRTALKEEIGDLLFLGFFLCSLMEKKGITPTEIIQDTITKYKLKHPHVFRSRKFRNTEEIVKFWHSSKKDIFEGIPESLPALMAAKLIQERAARVGFDWADAQGPLQKLVEEIKELEKAGSRRERVDELGDLLFSCVNLARHLKIDPEDALRKANRKFVNRFRTMQRKLIKTRLASSSVTLEEMDKIWNEVKNSKR, from the coding sequence ATGGGGAGAATACGCAACCAGAAATTGAAGATCTCTGACGCCTTTCACAAGCTCTTCCAGCTGGTAAAAACATTACGCCGAAAATGTCCTTGGGATCGCCGACAGACACTCGCTACCATAAAAAATAATGTGATTGAAGAGGCTTACGAAGTTCTCGCCGCAATCGAAAAACAGGATCGGACAGCCCTGAAAGAAGAAATCGGCGATTTACTCTTTCTGGGATTTTTTCTCTGCTCGTTGATGGAAAAAAAGGGGATCACCCCTACGGAAATAATTCAGGATACGATCACCAAATACAAACTCAAACATCCCCATGTCTTCCGTTCCCGGAAGTTCCGCAACACTGAAGAAATTGTTAAATTCTGGCATAGTTCAAAGAAGGATATCTTTGAAGGGATTCCAGAGTCTCTACCGGCATTAATGGCTGCTAAGTTAATTCAAGAACGGGCTGCCCGGGTGGGATTTGACTGGGCGGATGCCCAGGGTCCACTCCAGAAGTTGGTTGAAGAAATTAAAGAACTTGAAAAAGCCGGGTCCCGCCGGGAACGAGTTGATGAACTGGGGGACTTACTTTTTTCCTGTGTGAACCTTGCCCGTCATCTGAAGATCGATCCCGAGGATGCCCTCCGTAAGGCAAACAGAAAATTTGTCAATCGGTTCCGGACGATGCAGAGAAAATTGATAAAAACCCGGTTGGCATCTTCTTCAGTCACCCTTGAAGAGATGGATAAAATTTGGAACGAAGTGAAAAATTCAAAAAGATAG